A genomic window from Brassica oleracea var. oleracea cultivar TO1000 chromosome C8, BOL, whole genome shotgun sequence includes:
- the LOC106311169 gene encoding probable serine/threonine-protein kinase At1g18390 isoform X2, protein MSISLLLILCVIFPSCFSADQQYEECRLPLRCGSEPSLFPNITYPFWGNTIGKPNYCGQTEFELSCRKNQTLTLELENFTLRVISVNLENKTIIVADDSLFEDGCPHIFNFTGAKQFTLNHNTEMIDLFNCPVNYPPTSPSTVSCQLSKDNPITYHVFGSAHPLPNCTRAGEIPMLRSAKNELNQSNQTLKMTLEKGFELRYDKEDKTCRDCTDTSGICGSESGSGNFQCLCTDKPHELSCHDERGPNYKVKVGIGAAASVFGISAASLAWFVYHRRITKIYRTSSALLPRNLSDQSSKPSSDIEKAEELLAGVRLFSYEELEEATNNFDPSKELGDGGFGAVYYGKLKDGRSVAVKRLYENNFKRAEQFRNEVEILTGLRHPNLVTLFGCSSKQSRDLLLVYEYVANGTLADHLHGPHASPSALPWSTRLKIAVETASALKYLHASEIIHRDVKSTNILLDQNFNVKVADFGLSRLFPTGQTHVSTGPQGTPGYVDPEYHLSYQLSNKSDVYSFAVVLMELISSLPAVDMTRPRQEINLSNMAVLKIQNRKLQEMVDPSLGFDTNTEVRQTVIAVAELAFQCLQSDKDLRPCMTHVTETLTRIQNNGFGSGMDVADVSKSGPLAAQSVDVAYVNKSGPLVAQSPDSVIVKWNSKST, encoded by the exons ATGTCCATCTCTCTTCTCCTCATCCTCTGCGTCATCTTCCCGTCATGCTTCTCCGCCGATCAACAGTACGAGGAGTGCCGTCTACCCCTGAGATGCGGATCTGAACCGTCCCTGTTCCCCAACATCACTTATCCATTTTGGGGTAATACCATCGGCAAACCAAACTACTGTGGCCAAACAGAGTTCGAGCTTTCATGCAGGAAGAATCAAACACTAACCCTGGAGTTAGAAAATTTCACTCTTCGAGTTATTTCTGTGAATCTTGAAAATAAGACCATCATCGTAGCTGATGATAGTTTGTTCGAGGATGGTTGCCCACACATTTTCAACTTCACCGGGGCTAAGCAGTTCACGTTAAACCATAACACCGAGATGATCGATCTATTCAACTGCCCTGTTAATTACCCGCCAACATCGCCGTCAACGGTTTCTTGCCAGCTAAGCAAGGACAATCCGATAACATATCATGTCTTTGGATCGGCTCATCCTCTTCCAAATTGTACCAGGGCCGGAGAAATACCGATGCTTAGGTCTGCTAAGAACGAGCTTAACCAGTCAAATCAAACATTGAAGATGACTTTAGAAAAAGGGTTCGAGTTGAGGTACGATAAAGAAGACAAGACTTGCCGGGATTGTACCGATACGAGTGGGATATGTGGTTCGGAGTCCGGGTCGGGAAATTTCCAGTGTCTGTGTACAGACAAGCCTCACGAGTTATCCTGTCACGACGAAAGAG GTCCAAATTATAAGGTGAAGGTCGGCATAGGTGCTGCCGCTTCGGTCTTTGGAATATCAGCAGCGAGCCTCGCTTGGTTTGTGTACCATCGCAGAATAACCAAAATTTACAGAACTTCTTCAGCTTTGCTTCCAAGAAACCTCTCAGATCAATCTTCAAAGCCTTCTTCAGACATCGAGAAAGCAGAGGAACTGTTAGCCGGTGTTCGTCTCTTCTCTTACGAAGAGCTCGAAGAAGCCACAAATAACTTCGACCCATCTAAAGAACTCGGTGATGGAGGCTTTGGTGCTGTCTACTACGGTAAGCTTAAAGATGGACGAAGCGTGGCTGTGAAACGCTTGTACGAAAACAACTTTAAAAGAGCAGAGCAGTTCAGGAACGAAGTTGAGATCTTAACAGGTTTACGCCATCCTAACCTCGTGACTCTCTTTGGATGCTCCTCAAAACAGAGCCGTGATCTCTTGCTAGTGTATGAGTATGTTGCGAACGGCACGTTAGCTGATCATCTACATGGTCCCCATGCTAGCCCTAGTGCACTTCCTTGGTCTACACGTCTCAAGATCGCAGTTGAAACCGCCTCTGCCTTGAAATATCTCCACGCCTCTGAGATCATCCACCGTGATGTTAAGTCCACTAACATCCTTCTCGACCAAAACTTCAATGTCAAG GTTGCGGACTTTGGACTCTCAAGACTGTTTCCTACTGGTCAAACGCATGTATCAACGGGTCCACAGGGAACTCCAGGCTACGTTGATCCAGAATACCACCTAAGCTACCAACTCTCCAACAAAAGCGACGTGTACAGCTTCGCCGTAGTGCTTATGGAGCTTATCTCCTCGCTTCCAGCTGTAGACATGACAAGACCGCGCCAAGAGATCAACCTCTCGAACATGGCAGTCCTTAAAATACAGAACCGTAAGCTCCAAGAAATGGTTGATCCTTCACTTGGGTTCGACACGAATACAGAAGTGAGACAGACCGTGATCGCAGTCGCTGAGCTGGCGTTCCAGTGCTTGCAGTCGGATAAAGATCTTAGGCCGTGTATGACGCACGTGACGGAGACGTTGACGAGGATACAGAACAATGGGTTTGGTTCGGGAATGGATGTTGCGGATGTGAGTAAGAGTGGACCGTTGGCTGCACAGTCTGTGGATGTTGCATATGTGAACAAGAGTGGACCGTTGGTGGCACAGTCTCCTGATAGTGTAATTGTGAAATGGAATAGTAAGTCAACTTAG
- the LOC106309303 gene encoding putative aluminum-activated malate transporter 3, producing the protein MAAPDLESFRRSSMFDGSFRQSLRDGLLPQQTSDYSYMFEDRTHARCCSYRYFSDKITGFVKKSKDFLVTAWEMGTTDPRKIIFSAKMGLALTLVNLLIFFKLPGSELSNHYLWAILTIVVIFEFSIGGTFRKGCNTGLGTLSAGALALGMAEISDMTGNWAEVFNTASIVVVAFLGTYAKLYPTMKPYEYGFRAFLLTYCYVIVSGYRTGEFVETAVSRILMIALGDDLHNLIATNFVNVATSLEGCVNAYLNFVAYDTMPSMILVYESVKHMVMALHGCILSEIQVHSQHLKQLGIYESHPWDKEKWRDLNPIEDILHEIHKAAEELQSKIDDKWYLLVNDDNWEIGNPFRDATDELEKSDLYEEDLRQISIEDMWLAPEGEEESRMYKSASDLSLATYDELCVVAHFEEAIG; encoded by the exons ATGGCGGCACCAGACCTGGAATCTTTCAGGAGAAGTAGCATGTTCGATGGCTCGTTTAGACAAAGCTTAAGAGATGGGCTACTCCCACAACAGACCAGTGACTATTCCTATATGTTTGAAGACAGAACTCACGCCCGTTGCTGCTCCTACAG GTACTTCTCCGACAAGATCACTGGGTTTGTGAAGAAATCAAAGGATTTTTTGGTTACGGCGTGGGAGATGGGAACAACGGACCCGAGGAAGATTATATTCTCAGCCAAGATGGGTTTGGCTCTGACACTCGTTAACCTTCTCATCTTCTTTAAGCTCCCAGGATCAGAGCTCAGCAACCACTATCTCTGGGCAATTCTCACAATAGTTGTCATCTTCGAGTTCAGTATAG GAGGCACCTTTAGAAAAGGATGCAACACAGGACTAGGAACGTTATCTGCAGGAGCCTTGGCGCTTGGCATGGCTGAGATATCCGATATGACTGGAAACTGGGCAGAGGTTTTCAACACTGCTAGCATCGTCGTAGTAG CCTTTTTGGGGACTTATGCAAAGCTATATCCAACGATGAAGCCCTATGAGTACGGATTCCGAGCGTTCTTGCTGACCTATTGCTACGTAATAGTGTCGGGATACAGAACAGGGGAGTTCGTGGAAACAGCTGTCTCAAGGATCCTTATGATAGCACTTGGTG ATGATCTCCACAACTTGATCGCAACGAACTTTGTGAATGTCGCCACTTCTTTGGAAG GTTGTGTGAATGCATATCTCAATTTCGTGGCATACGATACAATGCCATCGATGATTCTGGTATATGAATCTGTCAAACACATGGTGATGGCATTACATGGCTGCATTCTCTCAGAGATTCAGGTACATTCACAACACTTAAAACAACTTGGGATCTACGAGAGTCATCCCTGGGACAAAGA AAAATGGAGAGACTTAAACCCTATAGAAGACATCCTCCACGAGATTCACAAAGCAGCTGAAGAGCTTCAGAGCAAAATCGACGATAAATGGTACCTTCTCGTCAACGATGATAATTGGGAGATTGGGAACCCGTTTAGAGATGCGACGGATGAACTCGAAAAATCGGATCTTTACGAGGAGGATCTAAGACAGATCTCAATTGAAGATATGTGGCTGGCGCCAGAGGGTGAGGAGGAGTCGAGGATGTACAAGAGCGCGAGTGATCTGTCTTTAGCTACGTACGATGAGCTCTGTGTAGTCGCCCATTTCGAAGAGGCTATTGGCTGA
- the LOC106311169 gene encoding probable serine/threonine-protein kinase At1g18390 isoform X1: MSISLLLILCVIFPSCFSADQQYEECRLPLRCGSEPSLFPNITYPFWGNTIGKPNYCGQTEFELSCRKNQTLTLELENFTLRVISVNLENKTIIVADDSLFEDGCPHIFNFTGAKQFTLNHNTEMIDLFNCPVNYPPTSPSTVSCQLSKDNPITYHVFGSAHPLPNCTRAGEIPMLRSAKNELNQSNQTLKMTLEKGFELRYDKEDKTCRDCTDTSGICGSESGSGNFQCLCTDKPHELSCHDERVSSGPNYKVKVGIGAAASVFGISAASLAWFVYHRRITKIYRTSSALLPRNLSDQSSKPSSDIEKAEELLAGVRLFSYEELEEATNNFDPSKELGDGGFGAVYYGKLKDGRSVAVKRLYENNFKRAEQFRNEVEILTGLRHPNLVTLFGCSSKQSRDLLLVYEYVANGTLADHLHGPHASPSALPWSTRLKIAVETASALKYLHASEIIHRDVKSTNILLDQNFNVKVADFGLSRLFPTGQTHVSTGPQGTPGYVDPEYHLSYQLSNKSDVYSFAVVLMELISSLPAVDMTRPRQEINLSNMAVLKIQNRKLQEMVDPSLGFDTNTEVRQTVIAVAELAFQCLQSDKDLRPCMTHVTETLTRIQNNGFGSGMDVADVSKSGPLAAQSVDVAYVNKSGPLVAQSPDSVIVKWNSKST, from the exons ATGTCCATCTCTCTTCTCCTCATCCTCTGCGTCATCTTCCCGTCATGCTTCTCCGCCGATCAACAGTACGAGGAGTGCCGTCTACCCCTGAGATGCGGATCTGAACCGTCCCTGTTCCCCAACATCACTTATCCATTTTGGGGTAATACCATCGGCAAACCAAACTACTGTGGCCAAACAGAGTTCGAGCTTTCATGCAGGAAGAATCAAACACTAACCCTGGAGTTAGAAAATTTCACTCTTCGAGTTATTTCTGTGAATCTTGAAAATAAGACCATCATCGTAGCTGATGATAGTTTGTTCGAGGATGGTTGCCCACACATTTTCAACTTCACCGGGGCTAAGCAGTTCACGTTAAACCATAACACCGAGATGATCGATCTATTCAACTGCCCTGTTAATTACCCGCCAACATCGCCGTCAACGGTTTCTTGCCAGCTAAGCAAGGACAATCCGATAACATATCATGTCTTTGGATCGGCTCATCCTCTTCCAAATTGTACCAGGGCCGGAGAAATACCGATGCTTAGGTCTGCTAAGAACGAGCTTAACCAGTCAAATCAAACATTGAAGATGACTTTAGAAAAAGGGTTCGAGTTGAGGTACGATAAAGAAGACAAGACTTGCCGGGATTGTACCGATACGAGTGGGATATGTGGTTCGGAGTCCGGGTCGGGAAATTTCCAGTGTCTGTGTACAGACAAGCCTCACGAGTTATCCTGTCACGACGAAAGAG TTTCTTCAGGTCCAAATTATAAGGTGAAGGTCGGCATAGGTGCTGCCGCTTCGGTCTTTGGAATATCAGCAGCGAGCCTCGCTTGGTTTGTGTACCATCGCAGAATAACCAAAATTTACAGAACTTCTTCAGCTTTGCTTCCAAGAAACCTCTCAGATCAATCTTCAAAGCCTTCTTCAGACATCGAGAAAGCAGAGGAACTGTTAGCCGGTGTTCGTCTCTTCTCTTACGAAGAGCTCGAAGAAGCCACAAATAACTTCGACCCATCTAAAGAACTCGGTGATGGAGGCTTTGGTGCTGTCTACTACGGTAAGCTTAAAGATGGACGAAGCGTGGCTGTGAAACGCTTGTACGAAAACAACTTTAAAAGAGCAGAGCAGTTCAGGAACGAAGTTGAGATCTTAACAGGTTTACGCCATCCTAACCTCGTGACTCTCTTTGGATGCTCCTCAAAACAGAGCCGTGATCTCTTGCTAGTGTATGAGTATGTTGCGAACGGCACGTTAGCTGATCATCTACATGGTCCCCATGCTAGCCCTAGTGCACTTCCTTGGTCTACACGTCTCAAGATCGCAGTTGAAACCGCCTCTGCCTTGAAATATCTCCACGCCTCTGAGATCATCCACCGTGATGTTAAGTCCACTAACATCCTTCTCGACCAAAACTTCAATGTCAAG GTTGCGGACTTTGGACTCTCAAGACTGTTTCCTACTGGTCAAACGCATGTATCAACGGGTCCACAGGGAACTCCAGGCTACGTTGATCCAGAATACCACCTAAGCTACCAACTCTCCAACAAAAGCGACGTGTACAGCTTCGCCGTAGTGCTTATGGAGCTTATCTCCTCGCTTCCAGCTGTAGACATGACAAGACCGCGCCAAGAGATCAACCTCTCGAACATGGCAGTCCTTAAAATACAGAACCGTAAGCTCCAAGAAATGGTTGATCCTTCACTTGGGTTCGACACGAATACAGAAGTGAGACAGACCGTGATCGCAGTCGCTGAGCTGGCGTTCCAGTGCTTGCAGTCGGATAAAGATCTTAGGCCGTGTATGACGCACGTGACGGAGACGTTGACGAGGATACAGAACAATGGGTTTGGTTCGGGAATGGATGTTGCGGATGTGAGTAAGAGTGGACCGTTGGCTGCACAGTCTGTGGATGTTGCATATGTGAACAAGAGTGGACCGTTGGTGGCACAGTCTCCTGATAGTGTAATTGTGAAATGGAATAGTAAGTCAACTTAG
- the LOC106312661 gene encoding kinesin-like protein NACK1: MRTPGTPVSKTDRTQAVTPGGSSSRSREEKIVVTVRLRPLNKKELLAKDQVAWQCVDSHTIVSKPQAHHERSHHQSSFTFDKVFGPESFTEDVYEDGVKNVALSALMGINATIFAYGQTSSGKTYTMRGVTEKAVNDIYNHIIKTPERDFTIKISGLEIYNENVRDLLNSESGRALKLLDDPEKGTVVDKLVEETANNDQHLRHLISICEAQRQVGETALNDTSSRSHQIIRLTIQSTHRENSDCVRSYMASLNFVDLAGSERASQSQADGTRLREGCHINLSLMTLTTVIRKLSVGKRCGHIPYRDSKLTRILQHSLGGNARTAIICTLSPASTHAEQSRNTLYFANRAKEVTNNAQVNMVVSDKQLVKHLQKEVARLEAERRTPGPSTEKDFKIQQMEMEMEELRRQRDDAQIQLEELRQKLQGDQQQDQGSNPFESPDPPVRKCLSYSAALTPSAENKILNRNERARKTTIRQSMIRQSSTAPFTLMHEIRKLEHLQEQLGEEATKALEVLQKEVACHRLGNQDAAQTIAKLQAEIREMRTVRSSTDVIAPNKSVTANLKEEITRLHSQGSTIANLEEQLDKLVMSLPSNINTGDETPKTKNHHHSKKKKLLPLTPSTLSSRQSFLKSPCSPLSSSKQVLDCDAENKAPQENNNSATTPQETPQKGEESGDVSSRESTPLGYRRSSSVNMKKMQLMFQNAAEENVRSIRAYVTELKERVAKLQYQKQLLVCQVLELENDGAGYSVENEEKTAEESEELSQVAWHITFIEEREQILELWHVCHVSIIRRTQFYLLFKGDQTDQIYMEVELRRLTWLEQHLAEVGNATPARTGDEPAVVSLSSSIRALRREREFLAKRINSRLTLEEREELYIKWDVPLEGKQRKLQFVNKLWTDPYDSRHVQESAEIVAKLVGFCESGNISKEMFELNFALPSDKRQWNIGWDNISNLLHL; this comes from the exons ATGAGAACTCCCGGAACTCCAGTTTCGAAAACAGACAGAACACAAGCTGTAACACCAGGTGGAAGCAGCTCAAGATCGAGGGAGGAGAAGATCGTTGTTACCGTGAGGCTAAGGCCACTTAACAAGAAGGAGCTGCTGGCTAAAGACCAAGTGGCTTGGCAATGCGTTGATAGTCACACCATTGTCTCTAAACCACAAGCTCATCATGAACGTTCTCATCACCAGTCCTCTTTTACATTCG ATAAAGTGTTTGGACCAGAGAGTTTCACTGAAGATGTGTATGAAGATGGTGTTAAGAATGTTGCCTTGTCTGCTTTGATGGGCATAAACG CTACAATATTTGCATATGGGCAAACGAGCAGTGGGAAGACATATACCATGAGAGGAGTAACAGAGAAGGCTGTCAATGATATTTACAATCACATCATTAAG ACCCCTGAAAGAGATTTCACTATCAAGATATCTGGTCTGGAAATATATAATGAGAATGTGAGGGATCTTCTCAATTCAGAGTCTGGTCGTGCTCTTAAACTCCTTGATGACCCTGAG AAAGGGACTGTGGTTGATAAACTGGTGGAAGAAACAGCTAATAACGATCAACACTTGAGGCATCTGATTAGCATTTGTGAAG CTCAAAGGCAAGTTGGAGAGACTGCTTTGAATGATACAAGCTCCCGGTCACACCAAATAATCAGACTG ACGATACAAAGTACTCACCGCGAAAATTCAGATTGTGTGAGGTCATACATGGCTAGCCTG AACTTTGTGGACTTAGCAGGAAGTGAAAGAGCGTCACAGTCGCAGGCAGATGGAACGAGACTCAGGGAAGGTTGCCATATTAATCTAAGTCTAATGACCCTTACAACTGTCATAAGGAAACTGAG TGTGGGGAAAAGATGTGGCCACATACCTTACAGAGACTCCAAGCTCACTCGGATACTACAGCATTCACTCGGTGGGAATGCTCGAACAGCCATTATATGTACACTGAGTCCAGCTTCCACTCATGCTGAACAATCAAGAAATACTCTTTACTTCGCCAACCGAGCAAAGGAAGTTACAAACAATGCTCAAGTGAATATG GTTGTATCTGATAAGCAACTAGTGAAACATCTTCAAAAAGAAGTGGCTAGATTAGAGGCAGAGCGTCGCACCCCTGGTCCATCAACAGAAAAGGATTTTAAGATCCAGCAG ATGGAAATGGAAATGGAAGAGCTTAGGAGACAAAGAGATGATGCACAAATCCAACTTGAGGAGTTGCGCCAAAAGCTTCAAGGAGATCAACAACAAGATCAG GGCTCAAATCCATTTGAATCACCAGACCCACCGGTCAGAAAATGTCTTTCCTATTCTGCAGCATTGACGCCTAGCGCGGAGAACAAAATTCTAAACCGGAATGAGAGAGCAAGAAAGACAACCATACGTCAATCTATGATACGGCAGTCATCAACAGCTCCTTTCACACTGATGCATGAGATCCGAAAGCTTGAACACCTTCAAGAACAGCTTGGGGAGGAAGCAACAAAGGCTCTTGAAGTACTCCAGAAGGAAGTAGCTTGCCACAGACTAGGGAACCAAGATGCAGCTCAGACGATCGCTAAGCTTCAAGCAGAGATAAGGGAGATGCGTACTGTGAGATCATCCACAGATGTCATAGCTCCTAACAAGAGTGTAACTGCCAACCTCAAGGAAGAGATAACAAGGCTCCATTCACAAGGAAGCACAATCGCAAATCTAGAGGAGCAGCTTGATAAGCTGGTGATGTCGCTTCCAAGCAATATCAATACTGGAGATGAAACCCCAAAGACCAAGAATCATCATCATTCAAAGAAGAAGAAGCTTCTTCCATTAACGCCGAGCACCTTATCCAGCCGCCAGAGTTTCTTGAAATCTCCATGCTCACCTCTTTCATCTTCCAAGCAAGTCTTGGATTGTGACGCTGAGAACAAAGCTCCTCAAGAGAACAACAACTCTGCAACTACGCCACAAGAGACCCCACAGAAAGGAGAAGAAAGTGGAGATGTCTCGTCAAGAGAAAGCACTCCTCTAGGTTACAGGAGATCAAGCTCAGTGAACATGAAGAAAATGCAGCTAATGTTCCAAAACGCAGCGGAGGAGAACGTGAGAAGCATAAGAGCATACGTGACCGAACTCAAAGAGCGCGTGGCTAAACTGCAGTACCAGAAACAACTTCTCGTCTGTCAGGTGCTTGAGTTGGAAAATGATGGAGCTGGATACAGCGTAGAGAACGAGGAGAAGACGGCAGAGGAAAGCGAAGAGCTGAGTCAAGTGGCGTGGCATATAACTTTCATAGAGGAAAGAGAACAGATCTTAGAGCTGTGGCATGTCTGCCACGTCTCCATCATCCGCAGGACGCAGTTCTATCTACTCTTCAAAGGTGATCAAACCGATCAAATCTACATGGAAGTGGAACTAAGACGGTTAACTTGGTTGGAACAACATCTAGCAGAAGTAGGTAACGCAACTCCAGCTAGAACTGGCGATGAACCTGCAGTTGTATCTCTATCATCAAG TATAAGAGCATTGAGAAGAGAGAGGGAGTTTTTGGCGAAAAGGATAAACTCGAGACTGACGCTTGAGGAGAGAGAGGAGCTGTACATCAAATGGGACGTGCCGCTGGAAGGGAAACAGAGGAAGCTCCAGTTTGTGAACAAGCTATGGACTGATCCTTACGACTCAAGGCACGTTCAAGAGAGTGCAGAGATAGTTGCGAAGCTTGTTGGGTTCTGCGAAAGTGGTAACATCTCTAAGGAGATGTTTGAGCTCAACTTCGCACTGCCTTCAGATAAGAGACAGTGGAACATTGGCTGGGACAACATCTCTAATCTTCTTCATCTATAA
- the LOC106311235 gene encoding uncharacterized protein LOC106311235, which yields MGNTSSCAPLIISSHSSSGVVKILSPFTGTLDVFSKPIKTSDIVSQNSTHFITDSTLLQIGHRVTAVSSHEILRPRRHLYLLLPTDMLFSVLTQEELDLISEKSAEILNESRYNHLKRMFPVCMFPVSGDRRRNSTSVNEDDHHDHAGVEIRETLEEKVIYESKYGSWRPGLETIVES from the coding sequence ATGGGAAACACATCTTCATGCGCACCATTGATCATATCATCACATTCATCATCAGGAGTAGTCAAAATCTTATCTCCTTTCACCGGAACGCTAGATGTCTTCTCAAAACCCATCAAGACTTCCGATATCGTCTCTCAGAACTCCACTCACTTTATCACCGACTCAACTTTGCTCCAAATAGGACACCGAGTCACCGCCGTATCTTCCCACGAGATTTTGCGGCCTAGACGACATCTCTACCTCCTCCTTCCGACAGACATGCTATTCTCTGTCTTAACACAAGAAGAGCTCGATCTCATCTCGGAAAAATCAGCAGAGATACTCAACGAAAGTAGGTATAACCATTTGAAGAGAATGTTCCCTGTTTGTATGTTTCCAGTGTCCGGAGATAGAAGAAGAAACTCAACGTCGGTTAACGAAGATGATCATCATGATCATGCAGGTGTGGAAATAAGAGAAACCCTAGAAGAAAAGGTAATATACGAATCTAAATATGGATCTTGGAGGCCTGGACTGGAGACGATCGTGGAGAGCTAA
- the LOC106312662 gene encoding mitochondrial import inner membrane translocase subunit TIM22-4, which yields MADANAEPAAGSSSSNESGTQIEPIRMPTIEEIRAQEVWNNCAVKSVASGVMGGGLGLMMGLFLGALDNPITNDTMTGRQQFVFTAKQMGSRSWSSCKTFAVMGLVFSAAECIIEKARAKHDTTNTAFAGCVTGGSMSARGGPKAACIGCAGFATFSVLIEKFFDRHT from the exons ATGGCGGATGCAAATGCCGAACCAGCCGCTGGTTCTTCGAGCTCAAATGAGAGCGGTACTCAGATCGAGCCGATCCGGATGCCAACGATAGAGGAGATCCGAGCCCAAGAGGTTTGGAACAACTGCGCCGTCAAAAGTGTAGCTAGTGGAGTCATGG GAGGAGGGCTTGGGTTGATGATGGGTTTGTTCTTGGGAGCATTGGATAATCCTATAACGAATGATACCATGACTGGTAGGCAGCAGTTTGTGTTCACTGCTAAACAAATGGGGTCAAGGAGTTGGAGTTCTTGCAAGACTTTTGCGGTTATGGGTTTGGTTTTCTCTGCTGCTGAATGCATTATCGAGAAG GCAAGGGCGAAGCATGACACAACAAACACTGCTTTTGCTGGATGTGTGACCGGTGGCTCAATGTCTGCCCGAG GTGGGCCAAAAGCTGCGTGTATAGGTTGCGCTGGCTTTGCAACTTTCTCTGTACTCATAGAGAAGTTCTTCGACAGGCATACGTAA
- the LOC106310943 gene encoding lipid transfer-like protein VAS produces the protein MEIVRFALAVVFVLYSVSSSNAATAPPSGGGGGDAQAMPCIQKLMPCQPFLHSVIPPPPPSCCLPMKAIVANDATCLCSVFNNVDMLKSLNLTKDNALDLPKACGANPDISLCKASPAGGTTTNSTSPATPKTPPVSSTGSGSTGASPSTTSPTSSAPAINFAGLSFASTIVALATTLF, from the exons ATGGAGATTGTTAGATTCGCCCTCGCCGTTGTTTTTGTACTTTACTCCGTATCATCATCTAACGCGGCAACTGCACCACCGAGCGGTGGTGGCGGAGGAGATGCTCAGGCAATGCCGTGTATACAGAAACTTATGCCGTGTCAGCCGTTTCTTCACTCGGTGATTCCACCACCGCCTCCATCGTGTTGCCTGCCGATGAAGGCGATCGTCGCCAACGACGCGACGTGTCTTTGCTCCGTGTTCAACAACGTAGATATGCTCAAATCGCTTAACCTCACTAAAGACAACGCTCTTGATCTCCCTAAAGCTTGTGGCGCCAACCCTGACATCTCACTATGCAAAGCCAGCCCCGCGGGTG GTACTACTACGAATTCGACGTCGCCGGCAACTCCCAAAACTCCTCCGGTGTCTTCCACTG GAAGCGGTTCCACCGGAGCTTCTCCTTCAACGACCTCACCGACAAGCTCTGCTCCGGCCATCAACTTCGCCGGACTAAGCTTCGCATCGACTATCGTGGCATTGGCAACGACCCTCTTCTGA